A single genomic interval of Bacillales bacterium harbors:
- a CDS encoding organic hydroperoxide resistance protein: MGQVVFTAHATAKGGRNGHVKSDDGVIDVNLVMPPGQSGKQGSNPEQLFAATYSACYDGALNLVASNNGKDIESTTTADVSFVKNGAADFNIAVVLNVEVKGVNQDEAEKLTEEAHQICPYSKAIRGNVDVEIKTKAV, encoded by the coding sequence ATGGGTCAAGTGGTTTTCACCGCACATGCCACGGCAAAAGGCGGACGTAACGGACACGTGAAGTCGGACGACGGCGTTATTGATGTGAATCTGGTCATGCCTCCGGGACAATCAGGGAAGCAAGGTTCGAATCCGGAGCAGCTTTTTGCGGCAACGTATTCTGCCTGTTATGACGGAGCCTTGAATCTGGTCGCTTCCAATAACGGAAAAGACATTGAATCGACGACGACGGCGGATGTGAGCTTCGTGAAAAACGGTGCGGCAGATTTCAATATCGCAGTCGTACTGAACGTAGAAGTAAAAGGCGTCAACCAAGATGAAGCTGAAAAGCTGACGGAAGAAGCGCATCAAATTTGTCCATATTCGAAAGCGATTCGCGGGAATGTGGACGTGGAAATCAAAACAAAAGCTGTTTAA